The sequence AAGCGACTTTTTGAGTGCTCCTCGGGCTGATCGGCGCTGGACATGGCTATTATCGGGATCTTGCTGTTCGACTCTCCCGCGCCGCCCTCTTTGATAAATGCGGTCGCCTCGTAGCCGTTCATCTCCGGCATGTAAATATCCATCAGCACGGCGTCGTACTGGTTACACTGAAGTTCATCGAAAGCGGAGGAAGCGGAGGATACCCCGGTGACCTGGCAGCCAATGCTTTTTAAGAC comes from Synergistaceae bacterium and encodes:
- a CDS encoding response regulator, with the translated sequence MCRVLVVDDSSVSLKLALFVLKSIGCQVTGVSSASSAFDELQCNQYDAVLMDIYMPEMNGYEATAFIKEGGAGESNSKIPIIAMSSADQPEEHSKSRLAGMVDFIPKPFTGDTVKTTLLKFCPVFLDRNSKYDEIAQGRRDYACQE